Within Styela clava chromosome 8, kaStyClav1.hap1.2, whole genome shotgun sequence, the genomic segment aatcagaggtgcggtggtgagcgtattcctattgctgtaacgcttagcacgatacgCCATACCACCAAGATTTATGTACTTCATTTTATAACACAGGTTGTCATGAAAATAATCAAACACTGTGAGGAGGACAACACCGGACCAGAACTTGTGCAGGGAGTATTACTTGGACTTGTTGTTGGGGAGACTTTAGAAGTCACCAACTGTTTTCCGTTTCCTCGTGTCCCTGAAGATTCAGAGTTCGATGAAGGTTGGTTACAGTACtaaataatttgttttcttaatttggtttttattatttttttgagatATTAAGTTTCATAGGGCTTGGGATGTTCGTTTGTGCATACTctcattgatattaatttttttatctttttatatatttactatTTCTTTTAATATACTAGGGATTACAGTCCAAGTCGCAATCTTTTCTTGTTATTTtcgctatttatttttattttgctattcAACTTATGAATCCCATGAATATAAAACTAGTAGGCCTATCAAACTAAACATTTTTAATTACtcaaattcagaaaaaaaaactagcaATATAATGAAGCCCTTGAATTACATGTTGTAGTATCACGATGAAAGTTTTGCAGAGCTTATGATACTTATTATACCCTTTACAGTTCAATATCAGATGGATATGATGAGATGTTTACGTCATGTTAATATAGATCATTTACATGTTGGATGGTATCAATCATCATTTCATGGAAATTTTATCAACAGACCTTTCCTAGAATCCCAGTTTTCATATCAGAATGCCATTGAAGAATCTGTTGTCCTAATATATGGTAAGATTTCTTATATAGCTTTTAATGTTCGGATTTCTATGTATTGAATGTATGATGTATCAAAAATTAATGTTCTTTTTTTGTGTATGAAATAATGTATTTACTCTGACATAAAAATCCTATTTAGATCCACTGAAAACAGGACAAGGAAATCTTTCACTAAAAGCTTTCCGTCTTACTccaaaaatgatgaaattgtATGAAGCTGGTGAATTTACAGTAGAAAGGTAAATATATGTTACACTCATAAGGAGATAATAACTATTGCTGTGATGATAACAGTAGTGTGGAGGTTGCTATATGCCCATACACTGTAATATGTATGATAGGATTGGTTTTAAATATTAGCCATTTACTTCATGCactattttctattttgttttctgTTGTTGTCATTTGTTAGAAAATTACTTCGATTGTTTTCAAAGAATCACCtcataatttttgttatttctaaTTCAAACTTCCTTTCTCCATTACATGGATAATCTCAAATAATCtatactctcgaagtatgtgaaccaagatggcggacaccggaacgtagtttgTGTTCCAAGggagggttaggccataattttattccaattttactcaTTTAGTTATATCGgctcgaggactagccaagtgactcccgtagtatttgtagtTGAAATTAactggtaaacatactatgtaccggtgtccgccatcttggttcacatacttcaggagtacaaAAAAAACTAGTGTCCTGTGTCCATATCTTATTTGTCTGTCAAGTATACTCTCAGCTGTTCGTTTAGTTTGGATTTGGATAAAACCTCTCTCATAGTTGCCGGTATTTTATTGTACTATTCTCAGCTAAGGTAATGTGATTTCTACTTTATTTTAAGCCTTAAAGCTCAGAAGTTGGGCTTCACAGATGTATATGAGGAAGTTcctataaaaatcaaaaattcacCTCTTACTGGACTCATGTTGTTTAAAGTAAAAGATGAAGATCCAGTACCGGAAAAAgttaattatttgaatcttgCTCACAAGTAAGTATAAACCTGATGagtaatattttgtattttgactTCGTTACCATATTTTGTTCTCGATTTTAGTACAAGTTTGGAGAGACAACTTAAACTGACAATGCAAGCAGTTGATGAGTTAACTCAAGAAAGTGTAAAATTTGTACAATATCAAAGAGCAGTTGGGAAACAACAATATAACAAAGTTAGTATTAATAACATCATTGCACTTATTAACATATGGTGAATTCTCATTTAGGAATACCATGAAAGCATATGCTTTGACTGACATATTATTCTCTTTATGTTATGCCTTCAAAGTAGGTTAGTTTTTGAATCCCTCTTTAACACTTCGCAAAGTCATTTTGTGAAGACTTCTTTTGTGAACACTAAATAAGGATTCAAAATGCTTCATGGGTGCTTAACGTTTAGAGCTCTGGACCTAAAGCGGCCTCGGGTTGATTATAAATCATGTAGGTGATGTCGAACAGTTCTTCCCAAAAACAATAGTCACTTTGCCAGAAATAAACCATTGTTTCCAAATTGTGGTGTGAGAATACCTCGTAAGTTTAAACTGTGTTTTCTTTTCTATTCATAAATTTGTTCAGTCTAGTTCATTAAAAATTTGTGTTTCAGAATACTCATATCCAGCGTAGAAATGCAGAGAATATTCAGAGGAAGAAAAACGATCAAGATCCACTTCCTGAAGAAGATTTGTCTAAATTATTCAAACCAGTTGCCCAACCACCAAGAATTGATGCCACTTTAGCTGCAGGTATTTTGTTCAGAGACCTATGACTATTTCAATTCCTCAATGAATTAGTTATGCCCCAGTTTGTAGTTTTGAAACAAATTCATAAGCTGGGATTACACTCATATTGATATTACAAAATGTTAATACAAACTGGATCCGACTTGcactattttttttacaaataaataccTCAGCAACACGGGATTCTGCTTCATAATCtcattatatgtatattgagcATTCAAGATTCTCTCTGAATAAGACCAGAACGAATTGGttatttttatctatttcattcaactatatatatatatttatatatcatatTTCAACAGGACAAGTAAAAGCGTTTTGCGGAAATGTCAATACATTTACAACTCAAAGTTTGGGAAGAATATTCATGGCTCAAGCTTTTGATAGTGCAGAGAAGTCTtgagaaatttttaattgtttgtGTAAATAACTACCCAGGAGGATGAAGGAACTATATATCAAGGATATCTGTTGGAGGTTTTCAATAGCTATGTGCCTTGTTTGAATTGCTGATCAGAACTTGAATAAAGAATATGTGGGACGTTGTACTTTGTTGAGTTTTATTGTATTACTATGAATTTGGGGAATGATTTTGTGATTCAAGCATTAGAAATACTCTTGCCTTTGCAGCCCTACATCGGATCTTGACTTCTATGTGAATTATAACCTGCGAAACGGTTTCAGGACTTGTCCCGGAATCGTGTAACGAGTCATTTAAGGCTTTCTCAAACAAGtttatgcatctgaaacgataAGATCACCTGGTTTACTACACCTAGTCCACACCGGATCCTTATCCCCGCGAAGACCATAGTTTGCCATATAATTAGGAAGACAGGGCGAAGTATTTGCTAGTTCCTGTGATTCCTGTTTTGCTGATATATCAAGATGGGATTGCGTCCCATAGTATAGGTGTTGGTATTTAAGATCTCACTTGGGATTCACTGGCATGGGCTTCTGTGCCGTTAAAAGATAAGTCCGGTGTATGACAAATTGAAGTAAAATCAGCCTAGGAAGATTCATTTGATAAGACTATCCCATGAGCTCTGTATGATCATTGGATTCTTTCCATTAGACTTGTGGAAGCGATGTTCGATGCGAAACCTGATGGGGTTAATAGAATGTCAGAACCAGTTGTCTGCCTATTTAAGTCGGGAGCAATGGCCCAGGTGAACTGCTGTAAAGCATGAACATTCGGATTTTGTTTTGTTACTGACTGTCTCCATCTGATGAGCCCGATTCAGAGCAAGACTGCGAAGCTGCAGATGTCGTATCATCTGATTCATCATCATCGTCACTTTCGTCCTCATCAGAATATTGAGATTCTTGATCAACTTCATCCAGTGATTTCAAACTTGCTTGAGAAATATTAATTATTCTTCCAGCTTTTTTCCATGgactgtaaaaaatattttgtctgaATCACATAAAGCAAATCTTGGTACAGTGTTTGATAAACTCGTGAAATGAGGAggcttatttattttttaacaaacACAATACCGCCACTGCTATACCGGGTGGTAATTATTGATTACCAGAATCTCCCAATAGTTGAGCGTCCTTTCGCACTATTACACATCTGAATATCGCGCAGTAAAACCGAAGTAGCATGTGTCTCATTTTTCAGAAATGCACTTTTTCAATGTTCTGTCATTTTAAACCAGAGGCCATCTTGTGGTCTAGATTTTACTTTCGATTTTAGGGAGTGACTTATGTCCATTCGTGTGTGACAAACCTGTTAAAAATGTCCTCGTCAGCCACTTTTGTGCATCGGAAATAATACAAAGACATAACCGACCGAGGATAACGTATAGAAACTGGATAGAATTCTGAGAATCTTCCGTCGGGGAATTTTTATTTGTCTCATTCCAATTATTAATTGGGTTTGTGCCAAGTCTGTTTTCACATTTTTCTATTTAAGAGTGAGTTTGGAAAATGTCTCAATGCAGGTAATATTCTACGCACTGTACGCTTTTTATGACTACCAGCTTTTctcatatttcatatatatatatacgtataaGTTGGATAAAACTATAACATTGAAACACATACGCTTTTATTGCCATCCAAGAAGCAAATGCTATTGCATTTGCGATGAACGCTGCTCCCAACGCCATCATCGCACCTGACCATGGTGTCACAGGTCCTTTCTGCTTACTTGCCGCCATTTCTGGGTTTTCTAAAATGCATTTCACTTCATTAATGAGACGATGTATATTACGGCATATTTTAAGGGATATTCCTGAAGCTTGAACTAGGTGTGTATAATTTACTACATCTGGAAAGTATGATTAGGTCGTTTCACTTACACCAGTTTCAATATTACCTCCGGAGTTTACGAAAGTTCACCATCACGGAAATAAAACTTACCAACACAGTCTGGCATAAGAGAAGACCACGTTCCATCGGCATGACATGTACTATTCGCTTTCCCCACCAGATCGTACCCTTCAACACAAGAAAATTCTACAGTAGAATTCGGATCAAACCAATACCCGTCTTCCAGGCCTGGAATTCCTGGATTTCCACATCCAGAatctgaaatattcaaatatttgaacttttttgaatttgattttattatgatAATAATCAAACAGAACTCATCAATCGGTTGAAGCTCACCCTAGGCCTATATCACCGTCGTATCTCGCTTAGCGACTGGTTATTCCGTAAGATGTATCTTTTTTATATCGCCCAAGGACAAGTACCATCAATTGTACCAGCAAATGTTTCAGGGTATTGAAACTATTGTTGTCCCCGTAAAACATAAAAACTTCATTACTCACTTATTTCACAATGTTTTCCCCGGTGTTTCCAATCACAAGTGCAGTTAAATCCAAAATATTCAGCAGGCGCTTTTTTTTGTAGGGATTCGCCCGGACTTGAAGATCCCTCATAATTTGGAatggatatatattttgtttcttcTTTGAAATCCAAGCACACTCCTCCGTTTTTACAAGGTGAAGAATGACAAGGTGGAAAGTTTTCTGAGATTGATTTTGGTATTTGGTATGAATTTCAtaacacacatatatatatatatatatacatatatttactAATTCTAAATCAgagttaaacaaaaaaaaattatgctacCAGAACGAAAGACTGtatatgaaattattaaaacttccagaaaatgaaaataGCTACAATTTATCGACCTTAATATGAACTTCGTCTAGACTAGGCGAAGGAATTTAGTGCTCGTCAAATTTCCGCGCCAGCCTGCTCTGAGTGTTCTCTGGTATAAcatgtttaatattatttttcactgATGGCGAGTTCCAAAGCAGCCATGCTTTTCGAAATTTAGAGTTACCTATTTCACACGCATCTCCTTTATAAAGATCTGTACAATCACATGAATATGTCGTATTCGAGTGTTTTCTGCAAATGCCTTCATTTTTACACGGATTCGGAAGACACGGGTCTTGAATTTCTGttggaaaaaatattataaaaatctgTTACAATAGAGAAAGAAACTGAATCATTCCACAACAAATTCGCATCCCAGCTACTAAGTCGCACAGACGCATTCGTATAATTCTTACCACAATATTATAAactatataataatattaaatgaataagataataataaaatatatgatagaATAATAAAGCTACAATAACACCTGTGCTTAACTTACTTGTTTCGCAATTGATTCCTTTATATCCGACGGCACAGTTGCATTcgtaatgatttatttttattttatcattacaaGTTCCACCGTTCTGGCATGGACTAGAATTACATTCTTGTACATCAGTATCGCATTTTTGTCCCGTA encodes:
- the LOC120345505 gene encoding uncharacterized protein LOC120345505; translated protein: MLILIIVCTMSTITQGNCQEENANQGGYDYGGYDYGNSQQGENQNYANNNGGYDYGKGNYDYGNGSYDYGNGNYNYGNGNGSYDYGHYNYGNGSQDYGNYNYGGNGSYDYGNYGDPNVEQPSQEASPANAKFTECGGQLTESTALLKTPHYPTEENTQSVYPNSAYCKWWYTGNETSLVRFKMWDLVIEIGENDSNITCDFDYINITITSIGSKRFCGYETPEEEYRGMGSFTMIFVSDATTNFRGMQGTYQITENHTPCDPSPCSQYGECEILPDLVRVKCNCEDGFTGQKCDTDVQECNSSPCQNGGTCNDKIKINHYECNCAVGYKGINCETKIQDPCLPNPCKNEGICRKHSNTTYSCDCTDLYKGDACEIENFPPCHSSPCKNGGVCLDFKEETKYISIPNYEGSSSPGESLQKKAPAEYFGFNCTCDWKHRGKHCEINSGCGNPGIPGLEDGYWFDPNSTVEFSCVEGYDLVGKANSTCHADGTWSSLMPDCVENPEMAASKQKGPVTPWSGAMMALGAAFIANAIAFASWMAIKAPWKKAGRIINISQASLKSLDEVDQESQYSDEDESDDDDESDDTTSAASQSCSESGSSDGDSQ
- the LOC120345507 gene encoding eukaryotic translation initiation factor 3 subunit H-like, whose protein sequence is MDLGIGATVKNVQIDGLVVMKIIKHCEEDNTGPELVQGVLLGLVVGETLEVTNCFPFPRVPEDSEFDEVQYQMDMMRCLRHVNIDHLHVGWYQSSFHGNFINRPFLESQFSYQNAIEESVVLIYDPLKTGQGNLSLKAFRLTPKMMKLYEAGEFTVESLKAQKLGFTDVYEEVPIKIKNSPLTGLMLFKVKDEDPVPEKVNYLNLAHNTSLERQLKLTMQAVDELTQESVKFVQYQRAVGKQQYNKNTHIQRRNAENIQRKKNDQDPLPEEDLSKLFKPVAQPPRIDATLAAGQVKAFCGNVNTFTTQSLGRIFMAQAFDSAEKS